AGCCAACCCCCACACTGCAATCTTTTTTCCGGTGAGGATTCCGTCAAAATATTTCTCGATTTCGGAAACCAGAATCACTTTTTGCTGTTGGTTTACGCTTTCCGTCGCTTCCAGAATTTTAAAATTAAAATCTTCCTGTTTTCCGGATTTAATTAAGGCTTTCACATCCTTTGGGAAACAGCTTCCGCCGTAACCGATTCCCGGGAAAAGGAAACGGTGTCCAATTCTGTCGTCACTACCCATTCCAAGGCGGACTTTGTCCACATCTGCGCCTACTTTTTCGCAATAATTTGCGATTTCGTTCATAAATGTGATTTTGACGGCAAGGAAAGAGTTGGCAGCATACTTGGTAAGTTCAGAGGACTTTTCATCCATAAAGATAATTGGAACGCCGGTGTTTGTAAAAGGCTGATAAATATCTGCCATGATATCGCGGGCTTTTTGGGAACTTGCTCCCACCACCACACGTGCCGGATTCATAGAGTCTTCCACGGCAAAACCTTCCCGAAGAAATTCAGGATTGGAAACCACATCGAAAGGGATGTCGGTTTTTGCAGCGATGGTTTCACGCACTTTATCGGCGGTTCCCACCGGGACTGTTGATTTGTTTACGACAACCTTATATTCCGTCATCATTGCGCCGATATCGCCGGCTACCTTCAAAACGTAGGAAAGATCTGCGGAGCCGTCTTCCCCGGGGGGCGTTGGCAACGCCAGATAAATCACTTCACTTTTATCGAGCGCTTCTTTTAGATTTGTGGTGAAAAAAAGCCGGTTGGCCTGGATGTTTCTTAGGAACATTTCCTCCAGGTTGGGTTCATAAATCGGGACTATGCCCTGCTTCATGCCTTCCACTTTTTTTTCGTCTATATCTACACAGTAAACAGAGTTCCCCATTTCTGCAAGCGTAGTTCCGGTAACCAGACCTACATATCCGGTGCCAACAATGGTGATATTCATTTGCGGTTATATTTATGCAAAAGTAAAGAAAAAGAATGATGTTTCTAAAGTGTGGTTTGCAGGCTCG
The sequence above is a segment of the Chryseobacterium taklimakanense genome. Coding sequences within it:
- a CDS encoding UDP-glucose dehydrogenase family protein, with the translated sequence MNITIVGTGYVGLVTGTTLAEMGNSVYCVDIDEKKVEGMKQGIVPIYEPNLEEMFLRNIQANRLFFTTNLKEALDKSEVIYLALPTPPGEDGSADLSYVLKVAGDIGAMMTEYKVVVNKSTVPVGTADKVRETIAAKTDIPFDVVSNPEFLREGFAVEDSMNPARVVVGASSQKARDIMADIYQPFTNTGVPIIFMDEKSSELTKYAANSFLAVKITFMNEIANYCEKVGADVDKVRLGMGSDDRIGHRFLFPGIGYGGSCFPKDVKALIKSGKQEDFNFKILEATESVNQQQKVILVSEIEKYFDGILTGKKIAVWGLAFKANTDDIREASSLDNIKILLEKGAEIVAYDAIAEENVRKILGDKISYAKDMYSALDGADCLFIATEWPEFKNPNFKMMAERMNHRAIFDGRNMFPLELPESNGFFYKSIGRRTVK